The following are from one region of the Stanieria cyanosphaera PCC 7437 genome:
- a CDS encoding nicotinate phosphoribosyltransferase has protein sequence MIPEEELIISSQDYSLLTDLYQLTMAACYTGEKIADRRASFELFVRKLPSNFGYLIAMGLAQALEYLEKLQFNQTQIEALQATEIFAHAPAQFWSLLKSGRFDGDVWAVLEGEAVFANEPILRVEAPLWQAQLVETYLLNTINYQTMIATKAARMRDIAGKEAKLLEFGARRAFSPQGAMWAARAALAAGFDSTSNVLAALKLKQQPSGTMAHALVMAITALSGEEDQAFEAFDHYFPQAPLLIDTYDTIAAAKRIAQKKIEVSGVRIDSGDLVELSQQVRSLLPEIEIFASGDLDEWEINRLQKEGASINGYGIGTQLVTGTPVNGVYKLVEIDSIPTMKQSSSKATYPGRKQIFRQIIDGEIAQDRLGLATEAPKSGEKSLLQLIMKDGVRLQPPETLTAIRQRTANTVASLAKPTRQISNPQSIAVTISDALKSLHNACLQTNQPLIIKN, from the coding sequence ATGATACCAGAAGAAGAACTAATAATTTCTTCCCAAGATTATTCTTTATTGACCGATCTTTATCAATTGACGATGGCAGCCTGTTACACAGGGGAAAAAATTGCCGATCGCAGGGCTAGTTTTGAATTATTTGTTCGTAAGTTGCCTTCTAACTTCGGTTATTTGATTGCGATGGGGCTAGCTCAGGCGTTGGAGTATTTAGAGAAGTTGCAGTTTAATCAAACTCAAATCGAAGCTCTTCAAGCTACAGAAATCTTTGCTCATGCACCAGCACAATTTTGGTCTTTATTGAAGTCAGGAAGATTTGATGGAGATGTTTGGGCTGTTTTGGAAGGAGAAGCAGTTTTTGCCAACGAACCAATCTTAAGAGTAGAAGCACCGTTATGGCAGGCGCAGTTGGTTGAAACTTACTTACTCAATACAATTAATTATCAAACGATGATTGCTACTAAAGCAGCCAGAATGCGAGATATTGCAGGAAAGGAGGCAAAATTACTAGAATTTGGCGCAAGAAGAGCTTTCAGCCCTCAAGGAGCGATGTGGGCAGCTAGAGCAGCGTTAGCAGCAGGTTTTGATAGTACTTCCAATGTTTTAGCAGCCTTAAAATTAAAACAGCAACCCAGTGGTACAATGGCTCATGCTTTGGTTATGGCAATTACAGCTTTATCAGGAGAAGAAGATCAAGCATTTGAAGCTTTTGATCATTATTTTCCCCAAGCACCATTGTTAATTGATACTTACGATACCATTGCTGCTGCCAAAAGAATAGCTCAGAAAAAGATTGAGGTTAGTGGTGTCAGAATTGATTCTGGTGATTTAGTAGAGTTATCTCAACAAGTACGTTCTTTATTGCCTGAGATCGAGATTTTTGCTAGTGGAGATTTGGATGAATGGGAAATCAATCGCTTGCAAAAAGAAGGGGCAAGTATCAATGGTTATGGCATCGGCACACAACTGGTAACAGGTACACCAGTCAATGGAGTTTATAAGTTAGTAGAAATAGATAGTATTCCCACAATGAAACAGTCTAGCAGTAAAGCCACTTATCCTGGTCGCAAACAAATTTTTCGTCAGATTATCGATGGTGAAATTGCTCAAGATAGATTGGGATTAGCTACAGAAGCACCAAAATCAGGAGAAAAATCTTTATTACAACTGATTATGAAAGATGGTGTCAGATTACAACCACCAGAAACCTTAACTGCTATTCGTCAACGTACTGCTAATACTGTGGCAAGTCTGGCAAAACCAACCCGTCAAATTAGTAATCCTCAATCAATCGCAGTAACCATCTCTGATGCTTTAAAATCTCTACATAATGCTTGCTTACAAACCAATCAACCGCTAATTATTAAAAATTAA
- the tnpA gene encoding IS200/IS605 family transposase has protein sequence MQPRKGSHSVFSVRLHFVFVTHYRRKVITAQMLERMREMVWQVCRKMDCELIEFSGESDHVHALVDFHPKNSISAVAGSLKATTSRTMKREFPEQVAKFYQGVSFWSKSYYVASTGGAPIERIKEYIKNQDKPTN, from the coding sequence ATGCAACCTAGAAAAGGTTCTCACAGTGTTTTTAGTGTTAGACTACACTTTGTTTTTGTCACTCACTATCGACGTAAGGTTATTACTGCTCAAATGCTGGAAAGGATGAGAGAAATGGTGTGGCAGGTGTGTAGGAAGATGGACTGTGAATTAATTGAGTTTTCTGGTGAGTCCGACCATGTACACGCTTTAGTAGATTTCCACCCTAAAAACTCAATATCTGCTGTGGCAGGCTCATTAAAAGCAACGACAAGTAGAACAATGAAGCGAGAATTTCCTGAACAAGTGGCTAAGTTTTATCAAGGTGTTTCTTTTTGGTCAAAGTCTTATTACGTTGCCTCTACAGGAGGCGCACCAATAGAGAGAATTAAAGAATACATTAAAAACCAAGATAAACCTACTAATTAA
- a CDS encoding RNA-guided endonuclease InsQ/TnpB family protein: MATKRITFRLYPTKTQNQQLHYWRKLHCLLYNACAYHRKTSYKRFGKSVSYYDQQNCLPEFKDCWAEYKELGSHALQATVKRVDYAFTRFFKLKSGYPKFKSSRFYKGWTYPCKAGWKACSSGKNGYLKLTNIGNIKMRGQARDWGIPKTCTMMFKQGKWYASITVDCLPSRLQTDKGAVGLDFGTYHAVADSNGNVIDNPRFIKSAQAKVNSIAKQSRRKRPPKKGVKASRKWKKANRAVAKIQAKVARQRQDWQHKVAVEIVSCNSLIATEKLNLKAMTRKSKGKRKKQKSGLNRSLLDVGISNLKSLIEYKVTEAGGFYIEIPTQKVKPSQTCPNCGHQKKKALSERIHSCEKCLYTCDRDVASAIVCLNYARGQVIQH; encoded by the coding sequence ATGGCGACTAAACGAATTACTTTCAGGCTATACCCAACTAAAACTCAGAACCAGCAATTACATTACTGGCGCAAACTTCACTGCTTGCTATATAACGCTTGCGCCTATCACAGAAAAACTTCTTACAAGCGGTTTGGTAAATCAGTTAGTTATTACGACCAGCAAAATTGTTTACCTGAGTTTAAGGATTGTTGGGCAGAGTACAAAGAATTGGGTAGTCATGCCCTACAAGCTACAGTTAAACGAGTAGATTATGCGTTTACTAGATTCTTTAAGCTGAAGTCTGGCTATCCTAAATTTAAGAGTTCTAGATTTTACAAAGGATGGACTTATCCTTGTAAAGCTGGATGGAAAGCTTGTAGCTCAGGTAAAAATGGTTATCTCAAGCTAACCAACATCGGCAATATCAAAATGCGAGGGCAGGCTCGTGATTGGGGAATACCAAAAACTTGTACGATGATGTTCAAACAAGGTAAATGGTACGCCTCAATTACTGTTGATTGCTTACCATCCCGTCTTCAAACCGATAAAGGTGCAGTAGGCCTTGACTTTGGAACTTATCATGCAGTAGCCGACTCAAACGGGAATGTAATAGATAATCCTAGATTTATAAAAAGCGCACAAGCAAAAGTTAATTCTATTGCTAAACAAAGCCGAAGAAAAAGACCACCAAAGAAAGGTGTTAAAGCTTCTCGTAAATGGAAAAAAGCCAATAGAGCAGTAGCTAAAATACAAGCCAAGGTTGCCAGACAAAGACAGGACTGGCAGCATAAAGTAGCAGTAGAGATAGTTAGCTGTAATAGCCTCATTGCTACAGAAAAACTAAACTTAAAAGCGATGACTCGCAAGTCCAAAGGTAAGCGAAAAAAACAGAAATCTGGCTTAAATCGCTCTCTTTTAGATGTAGGGATTAGTAACTTAAAAAGTCTAATTGAGTACAAAGTTACTGAAGCTGGAGGTTTTTATATCGAGATACCAACTCAAAAAGTAAAACCTTCTCAGACTTGTCCCAATTGTGGTCATCAAAAGAAAAAAGCATTGTCTGAGCGTATTCATAGCTGCGAAAAATGCCTCTACACTTGTGATAGAGACGTGGCATCAGCTATTGTTTGTCTCAACTATGCAAGGGGGCAGGTTATACAACATTAA
- a CDS encoding tyrosine-type recombinase/integrase, translating to MRVQKVNIRGQTSWVLLSDDYLPIEPVTDYLQHLMALGKAPNTLKNYAHHLKLFFEYLEAYSLDWTQCWEKELAEFMLWLQLPDSIPGVPSIAPQTAKRTEKTVNIMMSVIYQFYEFHARNQRIESRELYQTSYPVQRRYKSLLYEMKKDKRVKTKRLKVKEPRTFPGCLTKEEVQTLVDNCANLRDKFLIVLLYHSGMRIGEALGLRHSDIHSEMGLNEIHVIPRDDNLNDARVKDGETRIISVPRQTIQAYENYVLDDDFPDVDSDYVFINMWRNEIGSPMRYSTAQSLFRRLSEKTGIEATAHLLRHTHATELIRAGMDLIYVQERLGHASIQTTIDTYVHLLNKDQKAAYKQYLAKCEED from the coding sequence ATGAGAGTTCAGAAGGTCAATATTCGAGGTCAAACCAGTTGGGTTTTACTTAGTGATGACTATCTTCCTATCGAACCAGTCACAGATTATCTGCAACACCTGATGGCGTTAGGCAAAGCACCAAACACGCTGAAGAACTACGCCCACCACTTGAAATTATTCTTTGAGTACTTGGAAGCTTACAGTCTCGACTGGACACAATGTTGGGAGAAAGAGTTAGCGGAATTTATGCTCTGGCTACAATTACCCGATTCTATTCCTGGTGTTCCTTCTATTGCCCCACAAACGGCAAAAAGGACGGAAAAGACAGTCAATATCATGATGAGTGTGATTTATCAGTTTTACGAGTTTCACGCCCGAAATCAGAGGATAGAAAGCCGAGAACTGTATCAAACTAGCTACCCAGTCCAGAGAAGGTATAAGTCACTTCTCTATGAGATGAAGAAAGATAAGAGGGTAAAAACTAAGAGATTAAAAGTCAAAGAACCTAGAACTTTTCCTGGGTGTTTAACTAAAGAAGAAGTCCAAACTTTAGTTGATAATTGTGCCAATCTTCGGGACAAGTTTTTAATTGTACTTCTCTATCACTCAGGTATGAGAATTGGGGAAGCTTTGGGGTTACGCCATAGTGATATTCACAGTGAAATGGGATTGAATGAAATCCATGTAATTCCCCGTGATGATAATCTCAATGATGCCAGAGTCAAAGATGGTGAAACAAGAATTATTAGCGTACCAAGACAAACAATTCAAGCTTATGAAAATTACGTTTTAGATGATGATTTTCCTGATGTAGATTCTGATTATGTCTTTATCAATATGTGGCGTAATGAAATCGGTTCGCCCATGAGATATTCTACTGCTCAAAGTTTATTTAGAAGGTTGAGTGAAAAAACAGGAATTGAAGCCACAGCACATTTATTAAGACATACCCACGCTACAGAATTAATTAGAGCAGGAATGGATTTAATTTATGTTCAAGAACGCTTAGGTCATGCCAGTATCCAAACCACAATTGATACTTATGTGCATTTGTTAAACAAAGACCAAAAAGCTGCTTACAAACAGTATTTAGCTAAGTGCGAGGAAGATTAA
- a CDS encoding tyrosine-type recombinase/integrase: MQKISISKSKDKEIVCPRCCSIKVKTWAKSKARQQYKCDDCGRFFYKNPKLQSAKDILPSDITPKEMRIYDIWDLRVFGKEATTGGLYTANFSMINPEWFKKTVKDYIWYNSSQYSTSELLRKLTEFRRFSRYLTEKRATVKPQDIDRLLVIEAINYASQDLKVSKSLSIFITTLKYFFEFCNSNNLIEISSKQLIFESDYPKAERKIIKEIPSDVIKQIRQHLDSLPKPIKIAISILIETGMRISEVCSLKLNCISQDSDGDWWVSLYRIKLKKEDRLFISKELAQSILQQQEFIKNNLGRDFSYLFCSTEGSGWFASYTNTPKRRASVKRELSHFIPVKKLIKQPLIRGYLHQLAHEHNITDISGEIYPVWKCHRFRHTHLTDLARKGMGIAHIMQRGGHASPSMSMHYIHLTNDDQKKKMKEVWDNTHFNMEGEIVAPVNPDLDTAEMQWIKKGMGVQTTDNGYCTLLWTQTCPHQDLPCKSCGSWVTTLDFLDSHKQELKETEKIIENARQKGYQRQIEKNVPRAERLKRIISGMEKHKTMRGLGHNEWEEKE, encoded by the coding sequence ATGCAAAAAATATCGATATCAAAGTCTAAAGACAAAGAAATAGTTTGTCCTAGATGTTGCAGTATAAAAGTAAAAACTTGGGCAAAATCGAAAGCAAGACAACAATATAAATGTGATGATTGTGGTCGTTTCTTCTATAAAAATCCAAAATTACAGTCTGCTAAAGATATATTACCTTCGGATATTACTCCCAAAGAAATGCGAATATATGATATATGGGACTTAAGAGTTTTTGGGAAAGAAGCAACTACTGGAGGTTTATATACAGCTAATTTCTCAATGATTAATCCTGAATGGTTTAAAAAAACTGTGAAAGATTATATCTGGTATAATTCTTCGCAATATAGCACCAGCGAGCTTTTAAGAAAATTAACAGAGTTTAGACGTTTTTCACGATATTTAACCGAAAAAAGAGCGACAGTAAAACCGCAGGATATAGATAGATTATTAGTGATTGAAGCAATTAATTATGCTTCTCAAGACTTAAAAGTATCTAAATCATTATCTATCTTTATCACTACATTAAAGTATTTTTTTGAATTTTGTAATTCTAACAATCTCATAGAGATTAGCAGTAAACAATTAATTTTTGAATCTGATTATCCTAAAGCTGAAAGAAAAATAATTAAAGAAATTCCTTCTGATGTCATTAAACAGATACGTCAACATCTTGATTCTCTTCCAAAACCAATAAAAATAGCAATTAGTATTCTTATTGAAACGGGAATGAGAATATCAGAAGTATGTAGTTTAAAGCTAAATTGTATTAGCCAAGATTCAGATGGAGATTGGTGGGTTAGTTTATATAGAATAAAGCTTAAAAAAGAAGACAGATTATTTATTAGTAAAGAATTAGCTCAAAGTATTTTACAACAGCAAGAGTTTATTAAAAATAACTTAGGAAGAGATTTTAGCTATTTGTTTTGCAGCACAGAAGGTAGTGGATGGTTTGCATCCTATACTAATACCCCAAAAAGAAGGGCAAGTGTAAAAAGAGAACTTTCTCATTTTATTCCTGTTAAAAAACTTATCAAACAACCTTTAATAAGAGGATATCTTCATCAATTGGCTCACGAACATAACATTACTGATATTTCTGGTGAAATATATCCTGTTTGGAAGTGCCACAGATTTCGTCATACTCATCTAACAGATTTAGCTAGAAAAGGTATGGGCATCGCTCACATTATGCAGCGTGGCGGTCATGCTTCTCCTTCGATGTCTATGCACTATATTCACCTGACTAATGACGACCAGAAAAAGAAAATGAAAGAAGTGTGGGACAATACCCACTTCAACATGGAAGGTGAAATAGTAGCACCTGTTAATCCTGATTTAGACACAGCAGAAATGCAATGGATAAAGAAAGGAATGGGAGTACAAACTACAGATAATGGTTACTGTACTTTACTCTGGACACAGACTTGTCCCCATCAAGATTTACCTTGTAAAAGCTGTGGTAGTTGGGTAACAACTTTAGACTTCTTAGATAGCCATAAACAGGAATTAAAAGAGACAGAAAAAATTATCGAAAATGCTCGTCAAAAAGGCTATCAAAGACAGATAGAAAAGAACGTTCCCAGAGCGGAAAGACTCAAGAGAATTATCTCTGGAATGGAAAAACACAAAACCATGAGAGGTCTTGGTCATAATGAATGGGAGGAGAAAGAATAA